The following proteins are encoded in a genomic region of Bacillus marinisedimentorum:
- a CDS encoding DUF421 domain-containing protein — MDFHFIWKAIVVVVGGVLILRLAGRKSISQLTVAQTVMMIAVGSLIIQPVGDRNIWITMVITFLMVLTLISIEYVVLRSNALESFIYGKSLIVVENGQINESNLKKLRLTVDMLEVRMRQQNIQHFSDLQWATIEPNGQLGYMLKSDKQYATKEDIQMLKSLIESNQSNPQHETSKTKPSVSNNIFNEVKNRKHKEKPKENLD; from the coding sequence GTGGATTTTCACTTCATATGGAAAGCAATTGTCGTCGTGGTTGGAGGAGTCCTTATTTTGCGGTTAGCTGGAAGAAAGTCAATCTCACAGCTTACGGTTGCTCAGACTGTCATGATGATAGCGGTTGGATCATTGATTATTCAACCTGTTGGCGACAGGAACATCTGGATTACAATGGTGATTACCTTTCTAATGGTACTTACCCTTATTTCTATTGAGTATGTGGTGTTAAGGTCGAATGCTCTAGAATCCTTCATATATGGAAAATCTCTTATAGTAGTCGAAAACGGCCAAATTAATGAAAGCAATTTAAAAAAACTGCGCTTAACGGTTGATATGCTTGAAGTACGAATGAGACAGCAAAACATCCAGCATTTCTCTGATTTACAATGGGCGACAATAGAACCAAACGGGCAGTTAGGTTATATGCTGAAATCTGATAAGCAATATGCTACGAAAGAGGATATACAAATGCTGAAATCATTGATTGAATCAAATCAATCCAATCCTCAACATGAAACATCAAAAACGAAACCAAGTGTCTCAAATAACATATTTAACGAAGTTAAAAATAGAAAGCATAAAGAAAAACCTAAAGAGAATTTGGATTAA
- a CDS encoding chloride channel protein: protein MLLTYKNFFSTLGQWVFFGSIIGLIVGSTTTFLLEINDYLGDDIRLKRDWLIFFLPFGGIVIGYIYMNYGKVILNNTLNDTAELNNLVIDSVHGKKEVPRRMGPIVYLGTFITVLFGGSTGREGAAVQMGGSVAAAVNKYFKVNRLDTKTLMMSGISAGFGAAFGAPITGVVFGMEMTALGKLKFEALVPCLTASFVGHYVTTAGWGHKHEEFIIQSVPEVSIITFLKVILLSVIFSLISVFYCQLRHGIQNFSEKLFKKNHMKRAFFGGIIIAALTLMIGSQDYNGRGLDMLEQSFQEEVPPFAFLAKLIFTAVTLGSGFVGGEAIPLFFIGATLGNTLHTFIDLPMSFLAGLGLIAAFCAGANTPLAAFLLAMEMFDGKGLEYFLVACLASYLFSDITDYGLLKKYMILRAGYIIFPREKP from the coding sequence ATGCTTCTAACGTATAAAAACTTTTTTTCAACTCTTGGCCAATGGGTTTTCTTTGGAAGCATAATTGGTTTAATCGTTGGCTCGACAACCACTTTCCTTTTAGAAATAAACGATTATCTTGGTGATGATATACGGTTAAAAAGAGATTGGCTTATCTTCTTTCTCCCCTTTGGAGGAATTGTAATAGGATACATATACATGAACTATGGAAAGGTAATTCTGAATAATACTTTGAATGACACTGCTGAATTAAATAACCTCGTGATCGACTCCGTTCACGGAAAAAAAGAAGTGCCGCGGAGAATGGGTCCCATCGTCTATCTCGGGACTTTTATAACCGTCCTATTTGGCGGGTCAACGGGAAGGGAGGGTGCAGCGGTCCAAATGGGAGGAAGTGTAGCTGCGGCAGTCAATAAATACTTTAAAGTGAACAGACTCGACACAAAAACTCTAATGATGAGCGGAATAAGCGCTGGTTTTGGCGCTGCCTTCGGGGCACCCATAACCGGCGTTGTATTTGGCATGGAAATGACTGCATTAGGAAAATTGAAGTTTGAAGCACTCGTTCCATGTCTTACGGCGAGCTTTGTTGGCCATTATGTAACTACCGCCGGTTGGGGACATAAACACGAAGAATTCATCATCCAAAGCGTACCTGAAGTGTCGATTATTACGTTTCTGAAAGTTATTCTCTTATCTGTGATTTTCAGCCTGATAAGTGTTTTCTACTGTCAGTTGAGGCACGGAATACAAAACTTCTCTGAGAAACTATTCAAGAAAAATCACATGAAAAGAGCCTTCTTTGGAGGAATCATCATTGCAGCATTAACACTAATGATTGGCTCACAGGACTATAATGGCCGGGGATTAGATATGCTTGAACAATCTTTCCAGGAAGAAGTCCCTCCTTTTGCTTTTCTGGCCAAACTGATATTTACTGCTGTGACTCTAGGCAGCGGATTTGTTGGCGGGGAAGCCATCCCCCTCTTTTTCATAGGAGCGACACTGGGAAATACTTTACATACATTTATCGACTTACCTATGTCTTTTCTCGCTGGATTAGGATTAATTGCTGCCTTTTGTGCAGGTGCCAATACCCCTTTGGCAGCTTTCCTTTTGGCAATGGAGATGTTTGACGGAAAAGGATTAGAGTATTTTTTGGTTGCCTGTCTGGCCAGCTATCTATTTTCAGACATCACGGACTATGGCCTTCTCAAAAAATATATGATCCTAAGAGCAGGTTATATAATCTTCCCCAGGGAGAAACCATAG